A part of Candidatus Hydrogenedentota bacterium genomic DNA contains:
- a CDS encoding GHMP kinase, which yields MDASFRRVINATAPVRICDLGGWTDTWFAEYGAVFNIGVYPYAEVQIYVTRGGPPAPRRIMIHAENFGDRYELDCAPIEYDKHPLLEACLDIMDLPQDLSFEVNLYSNAPAGCSTGTSAAVSVALLGALDLLQPGRRMTPHEVAAMAHRVETEKLGLQCGIQDQLCSAYGGACFIEMHQYPHASVSQIQVSNSVWWELERRLALVFLGKSHSSSEVHGRVIAGFEKENADKSALEPLRAAAHAGKNALYAGDFGAFAEAMALNTAAQKALHPALVSAEAEAVIALAREHGAQGWKVNGAGGDGGSLTLLFGPESEKKRAFIRALPGLNPAFQTIPIYLSRFGLRQWESV from the coding sequence ATGGACGCGTCTTTCAGGCGGGTAATCAACGCGACGGCGCCGGTGCGCATTTGCGACCTGGGCGGCTGGACCGACACCTGGTTCGCGGAGTACGGCGCGGTGTTCAACATCGGCGTGTACCCCTACGCGGAGGTGCAGATTTATGTGACCCGCGGCGGCCCCCCGGCCCCGCGCCGGATCATGATCCACGCGGAGAATTTCGGGGACCGGTACGAGCTGGACTGCGCGCCCATCGAGTACGACAAGCACCCGCTGCTGGAGGCCTGCCTGGACATCATGGACCTTCCGCAGGACCTCTCCTTCGAGGTGAACCTGTACTCGAACGCCCCGGCGGGCTGCTCGACGGGGACCTCGGCGGCGGTGAGCGTGGCGCTGCTGGGCGCGCTGGACCTGCTTCAGCCGGGCCGGCGGATGACCCCGCACGAGGTGGCGGCCATGGCGCACCGCGTGGAGACGGAGAAGCTCGGGCTCCAGTGCGGCATCCAGGACCAGTTGTGCTCGGCCTACGGCGGCGCCTGCTTCATCGAGATGCACCAGTACCCGCACGCCAGCGTGTCGCAGATACAGGTGTCCAACAGCGTGTGGTGGGAGCTTGAGCGGCGGCTCGCGCTGGTGTTCCTGGGCAAGTCCCACTCGTCGAGCGAGGTCCACGGGCGGGTCATCGCGGGGTTTGAAAAAGAGAACGCGGACAAGTCCGCCCTGGAGCCCCTGCGGGCGGCGGCGCACGCAGGGAAAAACGCCCTGTACGCGGGAGATTTTGGCGCCTTCGCGGAGGCGATGGCGCTGAACACGGCGGCGCAGAAGGCACTGCACCCGGCGCTGGTCTCCGCGGAGGCGGAGGCGGTCATCGCCCTGGCGCGGGAACACGGCGCGCAGGGCTGGAAAGTGAACGGCGCGGGGGGGGACGGCGGGTCCCTGACCCTGCTTTTCGGCCCGGAAAGCGAGAAGAAGAGGGCCTTTATCCGCGCCCTGCCGGGGCTGAACCCGGCGTTCCAGACCATACCGATTTACCTCTCCCGTTTCGGCCTGCGCCAGTGGGAGAGCGTCTAA
- a CDS encoding translation initiation factor IF-3: MRVNDQIRARQVRVIDEEGEQLGIMSPRDALREAEQRGFDLVEVAPKAAPPVCRIMDYGKYRYEQKRRARESRKHQHTITVKEIKYRPKIDKHDFDYKTNHVREFLSEGNKVKVTIMFRGREVAHPEFGRDILQKVVEATADLCTGEYKPGESRLEGRNMSMVLNPVKAPA, encoded by the coding sequence ATTCGCGTGAACGATCAAATCCGCGCGCGCCAGGTGCGGGTGATTGACGAGGAGGGCGAGCAGCTTGGGATCATGAGCCCGCGCGACGCGCTTCGCGAGGCGGAGCAGCGGGGCTTTGATCTGGTGGAGGTGGCGCCGAAGGCGGCCCCGCCGGTCTGCCGGATCATGGACTACGGCAAGTACCGTTACGAGCAGAAACGCCGCGCCCGCGAGTCACGGAAGCACCAGCACACGATCACGGTCAAGGAAATCAAGTACCGTCCGAAGATTGACAAGCATGATTTCGACTACAAGACCAACCATGTGCGGGAGTTTTTGTCCGAGGGGAACAAGGTGAAAGTCACCATCATGTTCCGGGGCCGCGAGGTGGCCCATCCCGAATTCGGCCGCGACATTCTGCAGAAGGTGGTGGAGGCCACGGCCGACCTGTGCACGGGCGAGTACAAGCCCGGGGAGTCCCGGCTCGAGGGCCGCAACATGAGCATGGTGCTCAATCCGGTCAAGGCGCCGGCTTGA
- the rpmI gene encoding 50S ribosomal protein L35 yields MPKIKTSRSGAKRFKATAGGKIKRNKAFARHLMSAKTPKRKRNLRHATTVAQPDVARIKRMVPYS; encoded by the coding sequence ATGCCGAAAATCAAGACCAGCCGCAGCGGGGCCAAGCGCTTCAAGGCCACGGCCGGCGGCAAAATCAAGCGGAACAAGGCGTTCGCCCGCCATCTGATGTCCGCGAAGACCCCCAAGCGCAAGCGCAACCTCCGCCACGCCACCACGGTGGCGCAGCCGGATGTGGCGCGCATCAAGCGGATGGTTCCCTACTCCTAA
- the rplT gene encoding 50S ribosomal protein L20 encodes MRATNNPASRRRRKKILELASGYRGSHHRLNKTAQQAVAHAGMYAYRDRKVRKREFRRLWIARINAGVRANGLSYNRFIEGMKKAGITLDRKVLAEIAVSDEAAFAQIVERVKATLAPVS; translated from the coding sequence ATGAGAGCGACCAACAATCCGGCGTCACGCCGCCGGCGCAAGAAAATACTCGAGCTTGCCTCCGGCTACCGGGGCAGCCACCATCGCCTGAACAAGACCGCCCAGCAGGCGGTTGCCCACGCGGGCATGTACGCGTACCGCGACCGCAAGGTGCGCAAGCGCGAGTTCCGCCGCCTGTGGATCGCCCGCATCAACGCGGGTGTCCGCGCGAACGGCCTCTCGTACAACCGCTTCATCGAGGGCATGAAGAAGGCGGGCATCACCCTTGACCGCAAGGTGCTCGCCGAAATCGCCGTCTCGGACGAGGCGGCTTTCGCGCAGATCGTCGAGCGCGTGAAGGCGACGCTCGCCCCCGTGTCATGA
- a CDS encoding 1-(5-phosphoribosyl)-5-[(5-phosphoribosylamino)methylideneamino] imidazole-4-carboxamide isomerase — MRIVPAVDIRGGRCVNLVQGDYDQETVFSEDPAGQARFWWRGLLEAGADPDTAMVHIVDLDGAKAGHCCVLDALRAMARDGVRFEVGGGVRTLEDIASVLEAGASRVILGTAAHREPALLAEACRRWPGRMVAGIDARAGRVSLSGWIEDTDTDAVDFARQTAGAGVSRIIYTDILSDGMMKGPNHETTGRVARAAGVPVTLSGGVSSLDDLRRARALEGDGVDEIIVGRALYLNRFTVAEAVAVLRECP, encoded by the coding sequence ATGCGCATAGTCCCCGCGGTGGACATCCGCGGGGGCCGCTGCGTGAACCTCGTCCAGGGCGACTACGACCAGGAGACGGTGTTTTCCGAAGACCCCGCCGGCCAGGCCCGCTTCTGGTGGCGTGGCCTGCTGGAGGCGGGCGCGGACCCGGACACGGCGATGGTCCACATCGTGGACTTGGACGGCGCGAAGGCCGGGCACTGCTGCGTGCTGGACGCGCTGCGCGCCATGGCGCGCGACGGTGTCCGGTTTGAGGTGGGCGGCGGCGTGCGCACCCTGGAGGACATTGCTTCGGTGCTGGAGGCGGGCGCGTCCCGCGTCATTCTCGGCACGGCGGCCCACCGCGAGCCCGCACTGCTGGCGGAGGCGTGCCGCCGCTGGCCCGGCAGGATGGTGGCGGGCATAGACGCCCGCGCGGGCCGGGTTTCGCTCAGCGGCTGGATCGAGGACACGGACACGGACGCCGTTGATTTTGCCCGGCAGACCGCCGGGGCGGGCGTGTCGCGCATCATCTACACCGACATCCTGTCCGACGGCATGATGAAGGGTCCGAACCATGAGACCACGGGCCGGGTGGCGCGGGCCGCGGGCGTTCCCGTGACCCTTTCCGGCGGGGTCTCCTCGCTGGACGACCTGCGCCGGGCCCGCGCCCTTGAGGGGGACGGCGTGGACGAGATTATCGTGGGCCGGGCGCTGTATCTGAACCGTTTCACCGTCGCCGAGGCGGTGGCGGTGCTGCGGGAATGCCCATGA
- a CDS encoding prephenate dehydrogenase, with protein sequence MSETFQRVAIVGVGLLGASLGLALKARGLVKTVAGAGRRRETLEKALALGAIDLVADSPEEAADGADLAVIATPAAAVLSAMDALRGLAESGSLVVTDVASTKAVICAHAVRTWKAPRQFVGSHPMAGSEKSGPEYGTADLYEGAVCLIEDSPGTDPEAVQLVRRLWGSVGARLVALDPESHDRMLARTSHLPHVAAAALAALAAEVGARREVIGRGFLDSTRIADGPPEVWRDICLTNREAVLESVAGLKGRLERFEALLRAGDGHGLEMYFEEGRRGRRGTAGK encoded by the coding sequence ATGAGCGAAACCTTCCAACGGGTGGCCATCGTGGGGGTGGGGCTGCTGGGCGCGTCCCTTGGGCTCGCGCTGAAGGCGCGGGGCCTGGTGAAGACGGTGGCGGGGGCGGGGCGCCGCCGGGAAACCCTGGAAAAGGCGCTCGCGCTGGGCGCCATTGACCTTGTCGCGGACAGCCCGGAGGAGGCCGCCGACGGCGCCGACCTGGCCGTCATCGCCACCCCGGCCGCGGCGGTGCTTTCCGCCATGGACGCCCTGCGCGGCCTGGCGGAGTCGGGGAGTCTCGTTGTCACGGACGTGGCGAGCACCAAGGCGGTCATCTGCGCGCACGCCGTCCGCACGTGGAAGGCGCCCCGGCAATTTGTGGGATCGCACCCCATGGCGGGCAGCGAGAAATCCGGCCCAGAATATGGCACGGCGGACCTCTACGAGGGCGCGGTCTGCCTCATCGAGGACAGTCCCGGCACCGACCCTGAGGCCGTCCAGTTGGTGCGGCGGCTGTGGGGCTCCGTGGGGGCCCGGCTTGTGGCGCTGGACCCTGAAAGCCATGACCGCATGCTTGCGCGCACGAGCCATCTGCCCCATGTGGCGGCCGCCGCGCTGGCCGCGCTGGCCGCGGAGGTGGGGGCGAGGCGCGAGGTGATTGGCCGGGGCTTTCTCGACTCGACCAGGATTGCCGACGGCCCGCCGGAGGTGTGGCGGGACATCTGCCTGACCAACCGCGAGGCGGTGCTGGAAAGCGTGGCGGGCCTGAAGGGGCGGCTGGAGCGTTTTGAGGCGCTGTTGCGCGCCGGGGACGGGCACGGCCTGGAGATGTATTTCGAGGAGGGCCGGCGGGGACGCCGCGGGACGGCCGGAAAATGA
- a CDS encoding dTMP kinase has translation MRGLFITFEGVEGCGKTTQIQMLADYLRGLGREVVRTREPGGTPAAERVRGLLLDPEMRGMAPMTELLLYAAARAQHVAEVIRPALSSGAVVLCDRYADSTTAYQGGGRALPMDDIRTLHGLATGGVWPDCTILLDLPAEEGLARTHGRGVPDRIEGEPLDFHQRVREAFLRIAAQEPERITIINAAGPAETVAEAVRARVDRLLQDN, from the coding sequence ATGAGGGGCCTGTTCATCACCTTCGAGGGGGTCGAGGGGTGCGGGAAGACCACACAGATACAGATGCTCGCCGATTACCTGCGCGGCCTGGGCCGCGAGGTGGTGCGGACGCGGGAACCGGGGGGCACCCCGGCCGCGGAGCGTGTCCGGGGCCTTTTGCTCGACCCGGAAATGCGCGGCATGGCGCCCATGACGGAACTGCTGCTTTACGCCGCCGCCCGCGCCCAGCATGTGGCCGAGGTGATTCGCCCGGCCCTGTCCTCGGGCGCGGTGGTCCTGTGCGACCGCTACGCCGACTCGACCACGGCCTACCAGGGGGGCGGGCGCGCCCTGCCCATGGACGACATCCGGACGCTGCACGGCCTGGCGACGGGCGGGGTGTGGCCGGACTGCACCATCCTGCTTGACCTGCCCGCAGAGGAGGGGCTTGCGCGCACCCATGGCCGGGGTGTCCCCGACCGGATCGAGGGCGAGCCCCTGGATTTCCATCAGCGGGTGCGGGAGGCCTTTCTGCGCATTGCGGCGCAGGAGCCGGAACGTATTACAATCATCAACGCCGCCGGGCCGGCGGAGACGGTGGCGGAGGCGGTCCGCGCGCGGGTGGACCGGCTGCTTCAGGACAACTGA
- the holB gene encoding DNA polymerase III subunit delta', translating into MSFVTVKDQAVAVRLLRSITAKGRIPAGLMLWGPSGVGKRMAAMELAKALNCAAGGGDACDRCLSCRKAASGNHPDIIVVSPAGRTRIIKVDAVERMNETTVYRPFEGGRRIFIIEDADRMNEAAQNHFLKTLEEPASATVFVLVTANPRQLLPTIRSRCQPVRFGALRRETVAELLSARCGLSPEAALPIAALSQGQMGRALDLHESGRRDMVLSVIHRLSTGGDPLLLGEEFAAYLQTVERAVAEAVKRPAPGAGNGGGDVEDGEEDEFGEGNGGDLEKEQLEALIAGRMRLEMYEHIHLFQSWYRDELVCRAPGGAEHALNRDQLDRLAAGGGGDPAVKLEALDRAWLYLERNINRGRVFRDLFFALAV; encoded by the coding sequence ATGAGTTTCGTGACAGTCAAAGACCAGGCCGTGGCGGTGCGCCTGCTGCGGAGCATCACGGCGAAGGGGCGCATCCCCGCCGGGCTGATGCTCTGGGGGCCGTCCGGTGTGGGCAAGCGCATGGCCGCGATGGAGCTGGCCAAGGCGCTCAACTGCGCCGCGGGCGGTGGCGACGCGTGCGACCGGTGCCTTTCCTGCCGGAAGGCCGCCAGCGGCAACCATCCGGACATCATCGTCGTCTCCCCGGCGGGGCGCACCCGCATCATCAAGGTTGACGCCGTGGAGCGGATGAACGAGACGACGGTCTACCGCCCTTTCGAGGGGGGGCGGCGCATTTTCATCATCGAGGACGCGGACCGCATGAACGAGGCGGCGCAGAACCATTTTCTGAAGACCCTCGAGGAGCCCGCCAGCGCGACGGTGTTTGTCTTGGTCACCGCGAACCCCCGCCAACTGCTGCCGACCATCCGCTCGCGGTGCCAGCCCGTGCGTTTCGGCGCGCTGCGCCGGGAAACGGTGGCGGAACTGCTCTCGGCGCGCTGCGGGCTCTCCCCGGAGGCCGCGCTGCCCATCGCGGCGCTGTCCCAGGGGCAGATGGGCCGCGCGCTGGACCTGCACGAGAGCGGCCGCCGGGACATGGTGCTCTCCGTGATACACCGGCTCTCCACGGGCGGGGACCCGCTGCTGCTGGGGGAGGAGTTTGCGGCATATCTCCAGACGGTGGAGCGGGCGGTGGCCGAAGCCGTGAAGCGTCCCGCGCCGGGCGCGGGGAACGGCGGCGGGGACGTTGAGGACGGGGAGGAGGACGAGTTTGGGGAGGGCAACGGCGGCGATCTGGAGAAGGAGCAACTGGAGGCGCTGATTGCGGGGCGCATGCGCCTTGAAATGTACGAGCACATCCACCTGTTCCAGAGCTGGTACCGGGACGAGCTGGTGTGCCGCGCCCCGGGCGGCGCGGAGCACGCCCTGAACCGGGACCAACTGGACCGGCTGGCCGCGGGCGGTGGCGGCGATCCCGCGGTGAAACTGGAGGCGCTGGACCGCGCCTGGCTGTATCTTGAACGCAACATCAACCGGGGGCGCGTATTCCGCGACCTGTTTTTTGCGCTGGCGGTCTGA
- a CDS encoding stage 0 sporulation protein: protein MDIIRVRLRKPRRVLSFLCEGLTIGRDEPCIVNTENGLEWGVCVLPPEPCGADEARRVKMRVVRRATDADRQTLQDIEEEEAKAQKVCQRRIEKHGLDMKLVESEYAFDKSRMTFHFIAENRVDFRELVRDLAHELRHRIELRHIQVRDQAKMTGGLGTCGRQLCCASFLDDFKPISMRMAKSQNLSLNPAKISGQCGRLLCCLGYENDQYEKCRRQKPEGGQAPCAEAPCRRENPAPAEDGPEPPQPAVQAPVPQGRPEEGDAQPKRKRKKKRRGKKGGES from the coding sequence ATGGACATCATTCGCGTCCGGCTCCGCAAACCGCGCCGGGTCCTGTCCTTCCTCTGCGAGGGGCTGACCATCGGGCGGGACGAGCCCTGCATTGTGAACACGGAGAACGGCCTGGAGTGGGGGGTCTGCGTGCTTCCCCCGGAGCCGTGCGGGGCGGACGAGGCGCGCCGGGTGAAGATGCGGGTGGTGCGCCGCGCCACCGACGCGGACCGGCAAACCCTTCAGGACATCGAGGAGGAGGAGGCGAAGGCGCAGAAGGTCTGCCAGCGCAGGATTGAAAAGCACGGACTGGACATGAAACTGGTCGAGAGCGAGTACGCCTTCGACAAGAGCCGGATGACCTTCCATTTCATCGCGGAGAACCGCGTGGACTTCCGCGAACTGGTCCGCGACCTGGCCCACGAGCTGCGCCACCGCATCGAGCTGCGCCACATCCAGGTGCGCGACCAGGCGAAGATGACCGGCGGCCTGGGCACCTGCGGGCGGCAACTGTGCTGCGCGAGTTTTCTCGACGACTTCAAGCCCATCTCGATGCGCATGGCCAAGAGCCAGAACCTCTCGCTGAACCCCGCCAAGATCAGCGGCCAGTGCGGCCGCCTGCTCTGCTGCCTCGGCTACGAGAACGACCAGTACGAGAAATGCCGCAGACAGAAGCCCGAAGGCGGCCAGGCGCCCTGCGCCGAGGCCCCGTGCCGCCGTGAAAACCCGGCACCCGCGGAGGACGGCCCGGAGCCCCCGCAGCCCGCCGTCCAGGCGCCGGTCCCGCAGGGGCGCCCGGAGGAGGGCGACGCGCAGCCCAAACGCAAACGCAAGAAGAAACGGCGCGGGAAAAAGGGCGGCGAGTCCTGA
- a CDS encoding TatD family hydrolase, with translation MRIPDTHCHLQDARFDADREEVLARSLDRLAWVMVIGDDLANSRAACDLVRPGVFAAVGLHPYHAEALDDAALEQLRELARRPGVRAIGEIGLDYFNEFAPRAAQLRAFPRQLALAAELCLPVVIHNRAADADSLAILREHAPALPAVVMHCFGSGPETAAACAEAGWFVSFAGNLTFPKAQPLRDAAAVVPLDLLLAETDAPYLTPQPRRGQRCEPADALHTAATLAQVKGVDLESMHTALRRNAETAFQTGGETMDRLP, from the coding sequence ATGCGGATTCCCGACACGCACTGCCACCTCCAGGATGCCCGGTTTGACGCGGACCGGGAGGAGGTGCTGGCCCGCAGCCTGGACCGCCTCGCCTGGGTGATGGTCATCGGGGATGACCTGGCCAACAGCCGCGCCGCCTGCGACCTCGTCCGGCCCGGCGTTTTCGCCGCCGTGGGACTGCACCCGTATCATGCGGAGGCGCTGGACGACGCGGCCCTCGAACAGCTCCGGGAACTGGCCCGCCGCCCCGGCGTGCGCGCAATCGGGGAAATAGGCCTGGACTACTTCAACGAGTTCGCGCCGCGGGCGGCGCAGTTGAGGGCGTTCCCCCGGCAGCTCGCCCTGGCCGCCGAGTTGTGCCTGCCCGTGGTCATCCACAACCGCGCCGCCGACGCGGACAGCCTGGCCATCCTCCGCGAGCATGCCCCCGCCCTGCCCGCAGTCGTCATGCACTGTTTCGGCAGCGGCCCGGAGACCGCCGCCGCCTGCGCGGAGGCGGGATGGTTTGTCTCCTTTGCGGGGAACCTGACCTTTCCCAAGGCGCAGCCCCTGCGCGACGCCGCCGCCGTGGTGCCCCTGGACCTGCTGCTGGCGGAGACCGACGCGCCCTACCTCACCCCGCAGCCCCGGCGGGGGCAGCGCTGCGAACCGGCGGACGCGCTGCACACCGCCGCCACCCTGGCCCAAGTCAAGGGGGTTGACCTGGAAAGCATGCACACGGCGCTCCGCCGCAACGCGGAGACCGCCTTTCAAACGGGCGGCGAGACCATGGACCGCCTGCCGTGA
- a CDS encoding YaiI/YqxD family protein: protein MTRVYIDADACPVKKEACRVAARHQVAVTIVANTSMSVPGTPEVSLVVVGDGFDEADDWIAEHAGPRDVVVTDDIPLASRCLQKGARVVGTRGREFTEASIGDALATREVLSQLREHGLAGGGPSPFGPKDRSRFLDRFDALLRAALRP from the coding sequence GTGACCCGTGTGTACATAGACGCCGACGCGTGCCCGGTGAAGAAAGAGGCCTGCCGGGTGGCGGCGCGCCACCAAGTCGCCGTGACAATTGTCGCCAACACCTCCATGTCCGTTCCCGGCACCCCGGAGGTTTCCCTGGTCGTGGTCGGCGACGGATTCGACGAGGCCGACGACTGGATTGCGGAGCATGCGGGCCCGCGTGATGTCGTGGTGACCGACGACATCCCCCTCGCCTCGCGCTGCCTTCAGAAGGGCGCGCGTGTGGTCGGAACGCGGGGCCGCGAGTTCACGGAGGCCTCCATCGGCGACGCCCTGGCCACCCGCGAGGTGTTGTCCCAGCTTCGGGAGCACGGTCTGGCGGGTGGTGGTCCGTCCCCCTTCGGCCCCAAAGACCGGTCCCGTTTCCTCGACCGCTTCGACGCCCTTCTTCGCGCCGCGCTCCGGCCATAG
- a CDS encoding prepilin-type N-terminal cleavage/methylation domain-containing protein produces MGKPGKGFTLIELLVVIGIIAILAAILLPALSRAREAARRASCAGTLKQWAMVLKMYAGESGGGKYPPMQLEPGCGSDFVCIAFMPRFDTIYPEYLTDTSMLFCPSDAKDRPENFPPVDGTIRFAIKDRPNRRDYVQAVDASYVYTQFLFDRCGDEFPKKSMAALALLTQALGYPIENPEEPGPAQYVQVMEEMIRALTAAAFQGDEAFKKAVDDDRRLPAHTDPEFSGPQGYNGNGGMETVYRLREGIERFLITDINNPAASARAQSEIYILWDHIRTQVADFNHAPGGANVLYMDGHVEFLRYPGRPPAGRTLAKMTGVFAGD; encoded by the coding sequence ATGGGCAAGCCGGGAAAGGGTTTCACCCTAATTGAGCTGTTGGTGGTTATTGGCATCATCGCCATTCTCGCGGCCATTCTGCTGCCGGCCCTGTCCCGGGCGCGCGAGGCGGCGCGCCGTGCGAGCTGCGCGGGCACGCTGAAACAGTGGGCGATGGTCCTGAAGATGTACGCGGGCGAGTCCGGGGGTGGAAAGTATCCCCCGATGCAGTTGGAGCCGGGCTGCGGCTCGGACTTTGTGTGCATCGCCTTCATGCCACGGTTTGACACCATATACCCGGAGTATCTGACCGACACGTCCATGCTGTTCTGCCCGTCCGACGCGAAGGACCGTCCTGAAAACTTTCCCCCTGTGGACGGGACAATCCGGTTCGCGATCAAGGACCGCCCCAACCGCCGGGACTATGTGCAGGCCGTGGACGCGAGCTACGTGTACACCCAGTTTCTGTTTGACCGCTGCGGTGACGAGTTCCCGAAAAAAAGCATGGCGGCGCTGGCGCTGCTCACGCAGGCGCTGGGTTACCCGATAGAAAACCCCGAAGAGCCCGGTCCGGCCCAGTATGTGCAGGTGATGGAGGAAATGATCCGCGCGCTGACCGCCGCCGCGTTTCAGGGGGACGAGGCGTTCAAGAAGGCCGTGGATGACGACCGCCGACTTCCCGCGCACACCGATCCGGAGTTCTCCGGCCCCCAGGGGTATAACGGCAACGGCGGCATGGAAACGGTGTACCGGCTACGGGAGGGCATCGAGCGGTTCCTCATCACGGACATCAACAACCCCGCTGCGTCGGCCCGCGCCCAAAGTGAGATTTACATTCTTTGGGACCACATCCGCACCCAGGTGGCGGATTTCAACCATGCCCCCGGCGGCGCCAATGTCCTATACATGGACGGTCACGTGGAGTTCCTGCGCTACCCCGGCAGACCGCCCGCAGGCCGCACCCTCGCCAAGATGACCGGGGTCTTCGCCGGGGACTGA
- a CDS encoding beta-lactamase family protein, whose product MNYGIALNRREFLGRAAAGLAATGVLGAGFAQEAVLEVPREALTPASPEQAGVDPVRLQEAVEYVDSDFAAGTFPGAALVATRGGRKFVERYWGTCAGRDRADAPFDGSVLSMMFSFSKAVTATVAVMAHQEGLFDYDEPAHKFIKGFTGGGKEAITVRHLLTHAAGLTAAPLDPVLSEEEWRAAIAKLCAMDTEWEPGSRTGYHGISGMLLVAEVVRQVSGNRPWNEICRERLFEPLGAGITFDVPPGAAPVALVPPPKSYPWPLDTEHVPFLGHPSGGAFARPDDMLKLLNLHLGGGKWNGRTLLQPEALKEMHRVQYQKEIDAAIAAGKGPKHEFWGLGWLLRGTAEESWFGFGNVASARTFGHAGIDTVIGLADPETDTALVFLSTASPGEAETTMRLRNTVTNKVMAAVRG is encoded by the coding sequence ATGAATTACGGCATTGCCCTCAACCGTCGCGAGTTTTTGGGGAGGGCCGCCGCCGGTCTGGCGGCCACGGGCGTTCTTGGGGCGGGATTCGCCCAAGAAGCCGTATTGGAGGTCCCCCGCGAGGCGCTTACCCCGGCAAGCCCCGAACAGGCCGGGGTGGACCCGGTCAGGCTTCAGGAGGCGGTGGAGTATGTGGACAGCGATTTCGCGGCGGGGACGTTTCCCGGCGCGGCGCTCGTGGCCACGCGGGGCGGACGCAAATTTGTCGAGCGGTACTGGGGGACCTGCGCGGGCCGGGACCGCGCGGACGCGCCCTTTGACGGCTCCGTTCTCAGCATGATGTTCTCCTTCTCGAAGGCCGTCACCGCCACGGTGGCCGTGATGGCCCACCAGGAGGGGCTGTTTGACTATGACGAGCCCGCGCACAAATTCATCAAAGGCTTTACGGGGGGCGGCAAGGAGGCGATCACCGTCCGCCACCTCCTCACCCATGCCGCCGGGCTTACCGCGGCGCCCCTCGACCCCGTTTTGTCCGAAGAGGAATGGCGGGCCGCCATCGCCAAACTCTGCGCGATGGACACCGAATGGGAGCCGGGCTCGCGCACGGGTTACCACGGCATCAGCGGCATGCTCCTCGTCGCCGAGGTGGTGCGCCAGGTGTCGGGTAACAGGCCCTGGAATGAGATTTGCCGGGAACGCCTTTTTGAGCCGCTCGGCGCGGGCATCACCTTTGACGTGCCGCCCGGGGCCGCGCCGGTGGCGCTGGTGCCGCCGCCGAAGTCTTATCCATGGCCACTGGACACGGAACATGTCCCCTTTCTGGGACACCCTTCCGGCGGTGCTTTCGCCCGGCCCGACGACATGCTCAAACTGCTGAACCTCCATCTGGGCGGCGGGAAGTGGAACGGCAGGACGCTCCTCCAGCCGGAGGCGCTGAAGGAGATGCACCGTGTCCAATACCAGAAGGAGATAGATGCGGCCATTGCGGCGGGAAAGGGTCCGAAGCATGAGTTTTGGGGGCTGGGCTGGCTGCTTCGGGGCACTGCGGAGGAGAGCTGGTTTGGCTTTGGCAATGTGGCCTCCGCCCGGACCTTTGGCCATGCGGGTATTGACACGGTGATCGGCCTGGCCGACCCGGAAACGGACACGGCGCTGGTGTTCCTGAGCACCGCATCCCCCGGCGAGGCGGAAACCACCATGCGGCTGCGCAACACGGTCACCAACAAAGTCATGGCCGCGGTGCGGGGTTGA